From Venturia canescens isolate UGA chromosome 3, ASM1945775v1, whole genome shotgun sequence:
GGttggaaaatttgttttaaacGTTCACGACGTCCATGAcgttcttacgaaaaatattgttgaattttacgtaattgaagaatgaaaatcaATCAGTAAAAAAAGGGCGAGTAAATGGAGTACAATCGAAgaggaaagggaaaaaaaattcaataaattctaaaaaaatcgtcgagtaTTGCGAACGAATAGAAGTTATTTGTGGTAAAAATTTAGAGAAATCGAGCGTTCCTCTTAAGGATTGAGCCCCGCGTCAGTCCCGGTTGAGTCGGGCACGTGTTACCGTTGAATTTGACGCTCATTAATGCGGGAATCGCGTCGTTGAAGGCAGATAAGAACGTATCAAGTCCCGTTCGCTCGTCGGGTGTCAAAATATTTAACGAATACCAAGTCTTGAGGTGAAAATCCTTCAGACCACACTTGGCAAAAGCAACTAAACAAAGGAATGAAAACACTCGCCCAGGAAGTTTGCAAcatcggagtccaacgaaatgatcgaaaaaaccTTCCAATTATTCCAGTTAtcgtccaatttcgtttcccggcgaatttgcaattcgcagTTTTCTCAtctacaccaatgatttcgtgaaataaaaaattaacaaattataaatatttttttcgttaaattcgttgaaccccaacgttgcaaactgcAGCCAAACATTCgcgaaagtgaattttgaaagaaatcttctcgataaaatgattttttggcGAGCCTCAAATTGAGCGAGTACAAACTTTCGTGGTATAAAAGTGCTCTGCTCGTCTCCCGTCTAATCCACGTGGATTTTCTCGAGCACCATCCACGCGAAGAAGCTTCTAAACCACTTGGGAACTCATTAAACTCAATTAACACGAAGTCAAACACATTCGTATCCTGTTGGTAtttttctcccccccccccctcccccccgcACTCTCCTCTTTCTCGACATGCTTAAGCGCCACGATCGCTTCTCTCGTCTTCTACTCATATCTCTTTCGTATCACTTCGAGTATAAGTACTTTTCTCAGTGTGTGAGATAAATGAATGAGACTTTACATCGAAGTTAATGTGATCTCGAGGATGCTGAATTAGTTATGACGCAACTTCGTATGCGGAGACTTTTCTCTACGACGGAGTCTTTATGTGGCGGACACGAGAAAGCATTGAAAGGAGAGTGTTTCTTCTTTCAATGCAAGACAGTTGTTGGTCTCGCTGGTATCTTTGTGATTTATCGTGTACCGGGTGGGACGAAACGAAGTGCGAATAATTATGCTTCGGTATGTGTTTGTTCGAGTAACATCACGCTCCGAAACGAAGGAAAGTGAAATTTGTCAAAATCGGGGTGATTCTCGAGAGAGGGGAGCTCGAACAATGGCtcattttcgaggaaaaatcgtCGCCGCTGATCCTCGTGAAAATATTAATCGATTCGGAGATTCGCGAaggacgttgaagtttgcgacgttcgagtccaacgaaattaatcaaaataacatttgtaattaaccaattttttatttcacgaatcgttggcgTGGAATGAAAAACTGGGAATTGCGGATCAGGCGGGTAACAGAATTGCAGAATTTCTGGAAGTGTTGGAGTTCTTTTTACATCGTTTCgatggactccaacgttgcaaactccgGCGTCATGCGATTGGAATGTTTTCTTTGACACGAAACGactctcaaaatttcaaacggGAAATCGAACCCTGAAGATATCGATGCTCCTTCTCGACACGGAATTGCCCTTGGACGAGgcgaatatatttatacacgaTACACGATTCGTATACAGTAGCCCAAAACGAGGCAGCCCCCGAGGGAAAAGCGATTAGTTCGCCTCTTGTCATTGTCAGTCTCGTTGCTCTCTTCGCGATCGCTATCCCAGAACCAGTGGGGAAAGGAatctccccctctctctctctctcttcctcttgctTTTTTACTCTCTTGGAGTTTCGTCTCATATCCAGCAGAGAGATCAGCAACTCCGCTGTCCGAGGTTCGAGAACCCGAGAGAGCTCTCTTTGAGTTTCAGCCTCGTCAGTACATAGCAGCTACTGTTCGACGAAGGGTGTCCCAATTTTTGGGAGCTCCGGAGCCCTCGGAGGCAGagcgttttttaaaatcactAAACAATCGGATCGGGGGTTAATCAACCCCCTGATTTCTCTCGTTATGCACGATtcgcagttttttttgctcgcTTAATCGCTCGATCAGCTCCATCCTCCGAGTCGATTTTTCACCGGTTAAATGCACGATTATTCCGACCGGAATTTCGCCGCGGGGTACGCTGCTTGTTCGAAAATAGCGTGGAGATGATTCACTGAAACCTCATGCACGATCTTCAGCTCACTTTCAATCGCATTACTCAAACTTATTAAACGAAAGATTATCATACACTGGCGAAATGTGAGAGTGCATCTTTTCTCGCTGACTCACATTCGGGCTACCGAAGAAAGACTTTCGAGCTAAACGTACCCAGCCATGTGGTTGACACTCGTGTGCTTATCTGTATAGGGTGGACCGTCAGAATCGCGTAGACTTTTGGTAACAGAATAAACAATTTgcttttatgatcgttcgaacGATTCCACTGACGAGGaggtttccaatgtttttttttctcagcggTTTCGTGCATGCTCCAAAGCGAAGAACTGCCATGAGGATTTTTTGGTGCATCGCTCTTTCGTTCGTAGCTTTGACTCCCAACGAGATCGCCGGAAGTGCCATCGAAAGGGTAAGCAAATAAAAAGTACGATTAACCTCACGTCGGaatatttgaatttctatTATAAACTTGAACTCCGACGAGGAGAATCGttgtgaaaatataaaatcctcGAAAATCCTCGTTCGGCTAGCTCGTCTCGACTTTCTTACGAAAGCATTGTCGAAATCTTGAGAATCATTCCGATGCGGAATATGTCGAGCAAACAACGAGTTTCGCAACGATTTACCTTCAGCTTGGCGCAATCACGggggaaaatgtttttcgaggGAAGGGGCCGGTTCAAAGCGAGGTGGCATTTTGCGAGATGCGGGTTTATTATCAATTTGGGTCAAGGTTACTTTCGGGCCTCGTTCGCCAAATCTTAACCGCGGAATGACTTTTTGGGCATTTTCAAATGGACTACCAGTGAAGTAAGATCGTGCGAAGTCGAACGAGCGTTCTTGGTTTTCTTTCTGTATACAAGAATTAGTTTCACGATTGATCGATAGAAGAAAAAGTTTGATTGGAGAATGAACAGCTCTTTGATCATGGATATCACGAGCTCGAATAACTCGCTTTCAAAAGTGGTTCGTATTGAggaaatttatttgttttcgacGCAATCTACAGAGTTGGAAATCGGCTGGTGGATTCGAGTCGCTCGATCATTGCCCAAGATGAATAATCGtccttttcatttcgtttcattttcttGGAGAAAAGCCGCCTCTTATCAGCGCCGAATATGCGTGCAAACATATGAACTCGGGCAATGGATGCAGCTTCGAGGACACTCCCTTCATGGAACGCTCGTGCGGCCGTCTCGCGAGCTTCATGATGATGCTACAGGCTACAATGATGACGAGGTGCGACATCGCCGATCCGTGTCGGCGGGCTGGCAAGGATGAGATCGTCGAAGGCGAATGGTACGTTCGGAACTGCATTGAGGAAAGAAATTCGATGATTCGAGCAAGCTTTTTATTGCTTCAACGAATATCGTGAAGCTCTGGCCTCAGCCTCGTTTTCGTTGTAGTGAGAAACACACTTGAATCGAGAACTGAGAATTTCGTTCCTTTCGTCACGGTTTGTTGCTCCAACGAAAATTCTGTCGACTTGACAAATTCCGTTTCTCAGTGCGTCTGAAAATAGTTTCTCATTTCCTACGTAAGACCCGGCCTTGTGATAGCGATTTTGGAATAATCGATTTCAAGCTCAACGGTTTTTACGCACGGTTATTTGGTGAAGGGGAAATTAGGGCAATTCCAACGGCCTGAGGGAAATTCCTTAATAACCAACCACACGATGAAATTATTAAGTCAATTTTCGATCTGTTTTACTCTCTGATATCTCGTTTACAATTCccaatgtaaattttaacaaatagATGGAGAAATTGCTAGATATTTACAAAAAACAACACTCCgtaaaatttggatttacCCCGAACTTCCGGGGTCATTCCGGACGGCCCTTGggctgaatcttttttcaaaagaaaaataacttttttgttttcacatcgTTCATTGCTATACATTTATCAACTCAATATCATACATTGGTGTTTTCTTTCATATGTGTATTTACGACGTTactgaaatttgaaaacaatCAATCGATATGGGGTAAGAGCAGAGAGTCCGTAATTTCCCCAAACAAGCCGTTGAAATGACCCCAAACTGCGAAATTTCACAAGTTCATTAATGATTCAAAAACAGTAGGGTAAGCCCAAGTCTGAACTGCGTTGATCGTTCTTATATAGAATAATgatattaaatgaatttttttaaggagggtggctacattcgtcaaaatgataagaaattgatcaaatttggtgataatgctcttcaacatcaagtgcgaagacacaatttttttcaaaattttcttctgcttagttatcgagtaattacgcattaaagcagatttattatgcccggaatgtatatggaaacgctatatgcttatacacgtgaactttagtgatcaataactcgataactgtagagaagaaaaatcttaaaaaaattgtattgtcaaatttggcactaaacaatatgttcaccaaattttattaaattcttattattttgagatttttcatgtatttaacatggtttagcatggcaacattgtatcgtcgctatccaccctccttaagatgatggatcagtcggtaatcacaaccgtgagtgcgagagagatagctgcaaattttgaaaacgaaatttttccacatcgttcgtctgatcgaaaaaataaaaatgtcatcggatttttgcgatcgtgatgcgtacgatgacatttttattaatttaatcggacgaacgatgtcaaagaggttcaatttcaaaaattcgaggtgtgattaccgactgatccatcatcttaagaacATTGAAACCGTTTATCCCCCGTAGTTTCATCAATTTAATGTATCGACAAAAACCAGATCAAAATGTAAGAAATTTTACGATCGGTCTTAcctcgaagaaaataaatcacttCACGCCTCGAACAATGCGAGTAGACTAAACAACGGTAAGGCTGTCGCATGAATTGAAGTGCGCGAAAGTCGGACTTTCTGAATATAAAGATATTACGGTGTCCGTATTTACCCTGCGTCCGGAATTACCCCACTCTTCCTTAAAACGCTGTTTTTATGAGCGAATGATCGATCAGGTGACATTTTCTTTCTCGGTGTCTTAGGTTTGATTTTATAATCGTGGGTGCAGGGGTCGCGGGTCCTGTAATAGCCAGACGGCTCGCTGACCACGAGCCTTGGTGGAGAGTTCTGTTGATCGAGGCTGGACCGGAAGAGCCGACGATGACTTCGCTGCCCGGTTTTGCTTTCAACGCGATCGGTACACATCTCGATTGGAATTATGAGACGGAGCCTACGCAGCCTAATCCTACTGCGTGCTTAGGTGAATGAAACGAaggtcttttcacttccacgGGGAATCCGACGCTCGTAAAACTCAGTCTGCacggttttgaataaaaaatgttccctTTGGCGAATAGAGTCGACGATTTTAGTCCCTGAAAACATTTCAAGTGGCAGTATTTTGAAGGATCATCCGTAGATTCCACAATTTCGTGATAATGAAACTCGAATTCCActgattcgtttttccacccACAGAGAACGGTGGCCGGTGCAAATGGCCTCGTGGAAAAATGGTTTCGGGAACGGGAGGTCTGTACGGCATGATGTACGCGCGTGGGCATCCGGAAATATACAACAAGTGGTCTCGCAGCGGGAACAAAGGTTGGTCGTACAGCGAGATCGAGCATTACTTCGAGCATGCGGAGAACCCTGAGAAGCCTGACATGACTTCGGACCGGAAGTTTGCGCGAGTGGAAAACGGTGGTCCCCTGAAGATCAAGTATTTCAATCACAAGCCCGAATTTGCGGAGGAATTATTGTCAGCGGCGAGAGAATTGGGCTATCGGACGTCGAATTTAGTGGGAAATAATCAAACTGGATTCATGGTAGCGCCGATGATAACGGAGAACGGTCAGCGAGGCACGACTTCTCGGTTCTACCTGAGACCGGTGATGCACAAATCGAACATCAAAGTCTTGACGAACACGAGAGTCACGAGACTGCTCACGGGCCAATGGGAGAGGCGAATCAGGTCGGTCGAAGTTGTCGATAAAAATGGCAACGTCCGGATAATCAAAGCTGACAAAGAGGTCATTTTGGCTGCGGGAGCAATCGGCTCGCCTCAAATTTTGTTGAACAGCGGAATCGGCCCCGCAAAAGACTCAACGAGGCTTGGAATAAAATGTGTTGCCGACCTCCCCGTCGGCAAGAATCTTCACAACCACGTCTCCGTCGGAATAAAAATGAGCATCCGGGACACCCACTACGAAGCCATCGGCCAGAACTCGATGACCGAGTACCTGGCCAATCGCACGGGCCCCTTAGCCAGCACCGGCTTGACCCAGGTCACCGCTTTCCTCCAAAGCTCGTACGCTACCGCGGGCGTCCCCGACATACAAGTTTTCTTCGATGGCTTCGGCTCGAAGTGCACCATCGGAGGCCATTCCAATGAGTGTCCCGGTGGAACGATCGGCAACTGCCCAGCGAGACGCGAAATCGTCGCGAGGCCGACTACCGTCATGGCTAAATCCAGAGGCGTCTTGAAATTGAGGTCGAAAAATCCTCTCGATTCGCCCCTCATATATCCCAATTACTTCGAAGAACGCGAAGACATGAATATTCTCATTGAAGGAATCAAGAAAGTTGCTGATTTGACGAAAACTccgaccatgaaaaaatgggaTCTCCGACTCGAGGGGATTCCCATTCCCGCTTGCTCGacgtgagtttttttattttccgaggAAAAGGTTTTCACtcgaaaatcaacgaattcATTAAttccaatttgaaaaatcgaaaaattcattgaaacttttcaaattaTGAGTTCACGTGACAATCAGAAAAACATTCGCGTTTTCAGTTATCGTTTCGGGACCGATGCCTACTGGGAGTGCCTGATCCGTCAGCAGACAGGTCCGGAGAACCACCAATCAGGATCCTGCAAAATGGGACCGGAGGGCGACGAGTCGGCAGTCGTAGATCCGGAGCTGCGAGTCCACGGTTTGAGAAACGTGCGAGTCGCCGATGCTTCGGTATTCCCAATTGTTCCTAACGCGAATCCGGTCGCTGCCATAGTTATGGTAGCCGAGAAGGCTTCCGACATGATAATCAAAACTTGGCTTAATTTACGATGACAAAAGTCCAGTTGATTCTCGCCTTCGTTAATAAACACACTTTGATTATCAAAAGCTTCATTCTTTCAATACGTCAAAGTCCCTCTCCGAGCGAAGGAGCTCTCCAAACTTCCATTTCCGGACGATTTCTCTTCGTTATCGTTCGACGTCATTACTTTTTTCGTACTCTCACGTTATCAAGGATCTCGTCGGatcagtgatttttttctaaaccgTCTGCGCACATGAGCTATCCGCGTCACGATTATATTTCCTTTCGTACACCGATCTGTAAAACGAGAACGTCTAGCCGAACCACAAAACATGACCGGGCTGGCCAAGGTCGTGATCGATGTCAGTTacgatgactttttttcataatggagaaaaatgttttattaaattatttcaaaattctgACGATAAATACCGTTTTTTTAATAGAATGCAGAATCTTTAagcagcttgaaaaaaaaaatgtcaatttcatgataaggAAGTGTTCGAATCGATGATttcaacatgaaaaaaaatattacgagTGAAACCTgttgaatattgaaaaaaaaggatttttattATGTGATACGAGAAATTTCACTGTGCCGTAAATATTAACGTTCATAATTTCGAATTCGTCAAacttttgtcaatttttctatttcggtTAATATTTTCATCTGTAAACGCCATCTGCGGACCTTGTTTGCAGAACTGAGCACAggttttataaaaatgtttcttccTATGTTTATTTACGAACTACACAAAAAACCGAATATCTGTAAATTGAATATGTATTGAAATACATACTATCTCCGGAACAAGTTATGGACAAGCTAGTTGAAATGCAAAGTAGAAATTGATATTCTTCGTTTGTGCGTGGAGGGATACCGCGGGCAGATAAAGTCTCGCAGAAAAATATGTCGTAGTAAGACGACAGTTTCGCCAGTTATACCCGAGCTTTCTAGAGTGCTGGATCGTTCTTTTCCTTTCATACGACCATCACGATCTCACGGTGAGTTCGTATTGCATTCATCTACGTTGCATTAAGGATGTTTGgcacaaaagtctaaataattagaaattgatcaaatttgcggtgataatgttcttcaacatcaagtgcgaaaacaccatttttttaaatattttcttctgcttatttatcgagtaattacgcattaaagcagatttcttatgcccggaatatatatatatggaaacgctatgcttatacacgtgaactttagtgatcaattactcgataactgtacagaagaaaaatcttaaaaaatttgtattatcaaatttggcactaaacaatatgttcaccaaataaaattctgatcattttgaaattttttatgtttttagcatggtttagcattaCAACATTGTATCacctgtaccaaatatccttaaacTTAGAAACAAGAACAGTTGGAGGTGTTcaatgaatatgaaaaaattacaactaAAAATAGCAGTTTTTGCGGTTTTCATGCGGCatatttcaagaaaatctGAATATCATTTATCTAAAAACTATAATAGCACACAGCGATCTTCACGAGGTTTCAAGTCTTGGAAATATAACATCGGCAagaattaaggtagatcatgcccgtaggatcgtattttatgggtgtctcaATTGGAACGATTTTTACTCCTTAATTAAACATATCATCACTTTtgattaatgtcagagttattcattcgaaattgtaaatacataaCGGAGAGATTTTTGGGGAGAGTACGATTTCCGAGGCGCCAAGATTTGACGATTGATTCTTTATATTTCGACCATTCTAAAACGAATtacaagaataaaatttttgcgtATTCGGCTTCCTTAAGGAGTTATGACCatttgaa
This genomic window contains:
- the LOC122407858 gene encoding glucose dehydrogenase [FAD, quinone]-like isoform X1, with amino-acid sequence MRIFWCIALSFVALTPNEIAGSAIERPPLISAEYACKHMNSGNGCSFEDTPFMERSCGRLASFMMMLQATMMTRCDIADPCRRAGKDEIVEGEWFDFIIVGAGVAGPVIARRLADHEPWWRVLLIEAGPEEPTMTSLPGFAFNAIGTHLDWNYETEPTQPNPTACLENGGRCKWPRGKMVSGTGGLYGMMYARGHPEIYNKWSRSGNKGWSYSEIEHYFEHAENPEKPDMTSDRKFARVENGGPLKIKYFNHKPEFAEELLSAARELGYRTSNLVGNNQTGFMVAPMITENGQRGTTSRFYLRPVMHKSNIKVLTNTRVTRLLTGQWERRIRSVEVVDKNGNVRIIKADKEVILAAGAIGSPQILLNSGIGPAKDSTRLGIKCVADLPVGKNLHNHVSVGIKMSIRDTHYEAIGQNSMTEYLANRTGPLASTGLTQVTAFLQSSYATAGVPDIQVFFDGFGSKCTIGGHSNECPGGTIGNCPARREIVARPTTVMAKSRGVLKLRSKNPLDSPLIYPNYFEEREDMNILIEGIKKVADLTKTPTMKKWDLRLEGIPIPACSTYRFGTDAYWECLIRQQTGPENHQSGSCKMGPEGDESAVVDPELRVHGLRNVRVADASVFPIVPNANPVAAIVMVAEKASDMIIKTWLNLR
- the LOC122407858 gene encoding glucose dehydrogenase [FAD, quinone]-like isoform X2 — protein: MNSGNGCSFEDTPFMERSCGRLASFMMMLQATMMTRCDIADPCRRAGKDEIVEGEWFDFIIVGAGVAGPVIARRLADHEPWWRVLLIEAGPEEPTMTSLPGFAFNAIGTHLDWNYETEPTQPNPTACLENGGRCKWPRGKMVSGTGGLYGMMYARGHPEIYNKWSRSGNKGWSYSEIEHYFEHAENPEKPDMTSDRKFARVENGGPLKIKYFNHKPEFAEELLSAARELGYRTSNLVGNNQTGFMVAPMITENGQRGTTSRFYLRPVMHKSNIKVLTNTRVTRLLTGQWERRIRSVEVVDKNGNVRIIKADKEVILAAGAIGSPQILLNSGIGPAKDSTRLGIKCVADLPVGKNLHNHVSVGIKMSIRDTHYEAIGQNSMTEYLANRTGPLASTGLTQVTAFLQSSYATAGVPDIQVFFDGFGSKCTIGGHSNECPGGTIGNCPARREIVARPTTVMAKSRGVLKLRSKNPLDSPLIYPNYFEEREDMNILIEGIKKVADLTKTPTMKKWDLRLEGIPIPACSTYRFGTDAYWECLIRQQTGPENHQSGSCKMGPEGDESAVVDPELRVHGLRNVRVADASVFPIVPNANPVAAIVMVAEKASDMIIKTWLNLR
- the LOC122407858 gene encoding glucose dehydrogenase [FAD, quinone]-like isoform X3, giving the protein MRSSKANGVAGPVIARRLADHEPWWRVLLIEAGPEEPTMTSLPGFAFNAIGTHLDWNYETEPTQPNPTACLENGGRCKWPRGKMVSGTGGLYGMMYARGHPEIYNKWSRSGNKGWSYSEIEHYFEHAENPEKPDMTSDRKFARVENGGPLKIKYFNHKPEFAEELLSAARELGYRTSNLVGNNQTGFMVAPMITENGQRGTTSRFYLRPVMHKSNIKVLTNTRVTRLLTGQWERRIRSVEVVDKNGNVRIIKADKEVILAAGAIGSPQILLNSGIGPAKDSTRLGIKCVADLPVGKNLHNHVSVGIKMSIRDTHYEAIGQNSMTEYLANRTGPLASTGLTQVTAFLQSSYATAGVPDIQVFFDGFGSKCTIGGHSNECPGGTIGNCPARREIVARPTTVMAKSRGVLKLRSKNPLDSPLIYPNYFEEREDMNILIEGIKKVADLTKTPTMKKWDLRLEGIPIPACSTYRFGTDAYWECLIRQQTGPENHQSGSCKMGPEGDESAVVDPELRVHGLRNVRVADASVFPIVPNANPVAAIVMVAEKASDMIIKTWLNLR